Part of the Halalkalibacter krulwichiae genome is shown below.
GAGAGAAGCTAGATTATTATTTATCTAGAGGCTATGATCGATCAGATATTGTGGGGACAAGTTTCTTAGAATTACAGTATGAAGATGTTCTTCGTGGTAAGAAAGCTGTAATGGAAAGTATCACGACTTCGACTGGAAATTCTTTAGAAAGTTCTGTAAATGAACGTCAAGGACAACGTGGGAATGACCTCGTGTTATCACTAGATATGGAGTTGCAGCAAGAGCTGGAAGAGATTATTGATGAGGAAATGAGAAAAGCTGGTAATTCATTTATTCTTGACCGGTCTGCTTATGCTGTATTAATGGATCCTAGAACAGGTGACGTATTAGCAATGGCTGGTTTTAACGATCCAGCTGACCGAACTCGTCCTAGTAATGCCGATCATATCGGAAATGTTATGAAAGCCTATGAGATGGGCTCTTCGATTAAAGCTGCTTCGGTTTTGGCTGGTTTCCAATCAGGGGTGGCATATCCGGGGAAAATGTTTAACGACCGTCCGATCCGCTTACCATCAACACCAGAAAAAAAATCGGTACGAAACTATGGTTGGGTAAATGATATACGCGCACTTGAAGTATCTTCTAACGTCTATATGTTTGAAATGGGGATGTTAATGGCTGGGTGTCATTATCCTACTAATTGCCGTTGGTCGAATTTACAAGGTGCTTATGATGAAGTAAGGTATAGCTTTAGCCAATTTGGTTTAGGTGTTGACACGGGTATTGATTTACCATCAACTTCTAGTGGATTAGCTGGGGGAAGTGTTATAGCAGGTAACTTACTCGATTTAATGATTGGACAGTATGATACGTATACTACTTTACAACTGGCTCAATACATTTCGACGATTGCGAATGATGGGTATCGAATGCAGCCGCGTCTTGTAACAGAAATAAGGGAACCTGTTTCTAATCGAGAAGAGCAAGGGGCTGTCATTCAAAAATTTGAACCGACCATCTTAAATCGAATAGATATGAGTGATGAATACATTAAGCGAGTGCAGCAAGGGCTTAGAGGAGTTGTGACAAGAGGAACTGCAAGTAGTCGCTTCTCCAATAAATCCTATCAGCCTGCAGGCAAAACGGGAACGGCTCAGGTTAACGTAGCGGTAGGAGAAGGTGATAACCGTAGACTTGTAAGTGGAAATACACAAACGTTTGTTGGGTATGCGCCATTTAATAATCCGGAAATTGCCTTTGCTGTTGTCGTTCCTAATGTTAAGCTTGAAAGAAACGGTGGACGTACAGGAATGGCTCAAGAAATAACTAGTAAGGCATTGGATGCCTATTTTGATATGAAAGAAGTACGTAATGGCCCGACGAAGGCGGATCGGCCAATTTTAGAACAACCTGATACGGATTAAATGCAGAAAAGGCGATTTGAGGGAACCACTCAAATCGCCTTTTCTTATTATGAAATGATCTGAACGATCTCATCAATGGACATATCACTTCGAACTTCGTAGAAGCCCGTTTTTAACGATTTCGATAAGCGTAGATGTTCTACTTGCTGTAAAAAGTCTTCTCGATTGTTGATGATCTTTCCTGCTAAAAGCAAATCAGCTACATCATAACTACTCATTCCTGGGACGATTTCAAGGAAGAGAATATAAATTGTTTCTTGCTCATGTTCATTCTTTTCTGAGTGAAAGATCTCTTTTTTTAATTCTTTTAACTCTTCTGCTGGAACAACCAAATATCCATTTGTTTCAAGTTCTTCTCTCATTTCTGCAACCGTTAATGGAGGATTTATTTTGATAAGTTCTTCATTCTCGGTGCTGTATAGATATACCGCTAACAATCCGGTTGTTGCAAAAAATATTCCACTAGCAAATAATTGTAATCCTTTACTACTCAATGAAACCGCTCCTTTGATCCAGTACTGAATTAAGCAACCGTTTTACTTCATCTATTGATAATCTCGTTATAGAAGCGATTGATTGAATAGAATGCCCTTTTTTATAAAGTGTCAATATTTCTGTTAATAGCTGTTTATGTGCATTAGAGTGACTTTGTCTAAGAATTGCCGATTGATCAGAGCTTATTAGCAGCTCCTCCTCTAAAGAACGCATTTTCTTTTTTAATTGATACATCTCTTGCAAATAATTCATTGACAGTTGTTCAATTTCTTTTTCTAGTTTTACTGTTTTATCTTTTTTGATAAAGGACAAAAGAAAGAGAATGGATGCTAATGAAAATGAACAAATAAATGCCACTTCTAACATTGTAATACACCTTCTTTCGCAGTTAGCTTTTACTCGCATTATACATTGAATCAAGTGAAACTTACATCTCGTTTGTCATAGTTTGACATTTGAAAATCGACAAATTCATAAGAATATCCAACGTTTTCAGATAATATTGCTTTATTCTACAAATTCACCTATTTAATGACTGTGAAAAAACGACAAATTCATCTATCGAATAAAGGCGAATGATTTTTTTTGGAGCTGTAATACGTAACCGGTAAAGACCCGACAAATAGAGACAATTTCGCCTTCTTGTTCATAGAAATAGGGGTTGTATGATTAAATTAACGAAAAAAAGTAGGTATTTTTTTGATGAGAAGAACATAAAGAACTTACTTTGATCTAACAATTGATATTTTTAGGAGGTGAAGGTAGTGATTGAACAAATCTTAGCTCTTCGTGAAAAAGGGTATTCTTTTCGAAAGATTGCCGATCAACTTAACACAACAGTAGGGAAAGTGCAGTATCGTTATCAAAAGCATCTTCAAGCGAAAGAAGAGGCAGTACAAGAAGAATCTATTGATTTCACTCATAGTGTACCAGCAAGTTATGAACGGGATGAAATCACGTTATTACCACAAAGTCCAACTGTGATTTACACCTTTTGGGAGATAAGTGCTTCATTACGACAAATGTTCGAACATCAGTGCAGAGCGCCTTGGCATGATTTAAGAAAACAGCTCAGAATCTATGATTGCACAATGATTGAATTTAATGGACACAATGCACACCGCTATTTTGATATCGATCTTCCTGAGATGACAAATAATTGGACGATTCATAACATCCAACCGAACAGAACGTATATCGTTGATTTTGGTATTAGAACAAGACAACAATCGTTTCTTTCACTCCTTCGATCTAATGCGATAGATACACCACGCTTTGATGAGGGAGATAAAGGAATACATGTAGAGTCTGTAAATGAATGGAAAAATGGGGAATCAATTGAGCCAAAATGGCTCGAGCATTTTAGTACGTATTCTTATTATGAAACGGTTAAATAAGGGGGGAATTATGTTGAAAGAAGGTTATTATTCATTGGTTTTGCATGCACACTTGCCATATGTAAGACATAAAGAAGAAGGGCGTCTTGAAGAAAGGTGGCTATTTGAAGCTATCACGGAATCTTATATTCCTCTCCTTTGGGAATTGAATGAAACGAAGGTAAAAGAAGCTTTAACGATTTCTTTTTCTCCACCAGTAATGGAGATGTTAGCGGATCCGATTATCCAAGAGCGTTATCTTGATTATTTAATTAAGACAGAAGAACTTCTTCTTAAAGAGGCGGAGTCAAACACTCAAACAAATGAAGAGGAAAATTTAATTAATTTTTACAGGAACAGATATCAGAAAATTAAAAATACATTTCTTGAGTTAGAAAAAAATATATTAAATGGATTCCGTCAATTGATGGAGAAAAATGTAATAGTTTGCATAACAAGTGCGGCAACTCATGCATTTTTACCTTATGTGAAAACAAAAGCTGCGATTCGATCTCAAGTAGTTGAAGCGGTTCGTTGTTTCGCAAAGCATTTTGGACGTAAACCAAAGGGATTTTGGCTACCAGAGTGTGCCTTTGCACCTGGGGTAGATCGAATTCTCGTTGAGGAAGGTATTACATATTCTTTTGTAGATGAACATGCACTAAAAGATGCCGATCCAAGCCCCTCAAAAGAAACAGGTGCACCTATTTATTCTCCGCACGGATTAATTCTCTTTCCGAGACATACAGATCTTTCGAGCAAAGTTTGGAGTTCAACATTAGGATATCCAGGTGATGTTGATTACCGTGAATTTTACCGTGATATTGCATACGAAAGAGAGTGGGAATACATTAAGCCTTATGTACATGAGGAAGTGCGGATTGATACAGGGATCAAGCATCGACGTATTACTGGTCAAGGTGAACATAAAGAAATTTACGTTCGTGAATGGGCAGAAGGGAAAATCAATTCCCATGCTGATCATTTTCTTCAAAGCATAAAAGAAGAAATAAATAAACATGGAGACCAATGTTACCCACCCTATTTAATGGTTACACCATTTGATGCAGAGTTGTTTGGCCATTGGTGGTTTGAGGGACCAGAGTGGATTGGACAAGTTTTGAAAAAAGGGGAGAACCAAGTTAATTTCATTACCCCGGAGAGTTACATTGATCGACATTATCAAGATTTTGATACAGCTCATGTTTCTTTCTCGACATGGGGAAGAGATGGATATGGTCACGTTTGGGTAAATGAAAAAAATCAATATTTATACAGACACCACCATAGAATGGAGACAGATTTAGCATCATTGGTTGCGCTAATCTCCAAGCCGACTGAAATTGAAAAGCGTGCTCTGCAACAATTAGTTCGTGAATGGATGCTTGCAGTAAGTTCTGATTGGGCATTTATCATCGATGGTCAGAGTGCTGTTCAGTACGCAGAAGAGAGGTTTTCGACCCACTTAAGCAGATTTGATGCCATTAAAGAAAAATTAATTCTCGGTTCCCTTGAAACAGATTGGTTAACTGTCATTGAACAAGGGTTTCCGTTCTTACAAGAGATTGATGAGAGAATCTTTTGCTCTCCACATGATTCTTATATACAATCACTGAATTTTGAGGAATCAGAAGATAATGAAAATAGACGTTCTATCTTAATGTTAAGTTGGGAGTTTCCGCCGATGATGGTTGGTGGTTTGTCTCGTCATGTGTTTGATCTTTCACGAGCGTTAGTCGAAAAAGGACACGATGTACACGTTGTGACCTCTTATGTGGATGGTTATCCAGATTATGAAGTGAATCAAGGAGTACATGTTCACAGAGTAAAAGGTTTGCAACCTCATTCTGAGCAATTTTTTGATTGGGTTGCTAGTTTAAATTTGGCAATGGTTCAGTATGTAAATAAGCTTGCTAGAAAGCAATCTTTCCATATCATTCATGCTCATGATTGGTTAGTCGGCGTTGCAGCTACTGCATTAAAACGTTCATTAGATATTCCGTTATTAGCTACGATACATGCAACAGAGCATGGCCGGAATAATGGGATACATAGTGAATTGCAATATGAGATTAATCAAAAGGAATGGGAATTAACTTACGAAGCTGATCACGTCATTGTGTGCAGTGAGTATATGAAAAACGAATTACAGTTCATTTTTGGTTTGCCAGATGAAAAGTTGTCTATTATTCCAAATGGTGTTGATTTTGAATTAATTAAACCACAATCACATTCACCTATCTCCATTCAAACGAATGATGCATTTACCATCTTTTCTGTTGGAAGAATGGTAAAAGAAAAAGGATATCAAACGGTAATCGATACTGCTGCCATGATAAGAGAAAAAGGTTTGAATATACGATTTGTAATAGCGGGGAAAGGACCTATGCTTGAATCTTACAGACAACAGGTTGAGCAAAGACAGTTACAATCTTTCATTACATTCTTAGGATTTGTTAGTGATGAAGAAAGAAACGAATGGTTTTCACGTTGTGACGCAACGGTTTTCCCTAGCTTATATGAGCCATTTGGAATTGTTGCTCTTGAAGGGATGGCTGCTGGAAAAGCAACGATCGTTTCAGATACAGGTGGGCTATCAGGGATCATTCGTCATAACGAAAACGGCTTAAAAATTTTCCCTGGTGATGAAGAAAGTTTATTTAACCAAGTTCTATATTTATACAATCATCCTATTTCGAGGGAAGCATTGGCAACACAAGGTCTTCGTGATGTAAAGACAAAATTTGATTGGGGCACGATTGCTGGCCAAACAGATAAAGCGATTAATAAGTGTTTAGGAGAAAGTGTAGTAACCATATAACTAGGGAGGTTTTTTTGAATGAAAGGTGTCATCATGGCTGGAGGAAAAGGAACGAGATTACGCCCATTAACTTGTAATGTACCAAAACCAATGGTCCCATTAATAGAAAAGCCAGTTATGCAGTATAGTATTGAATTACTGAAGAAATATGGAATTACAGATATTGCTGTAACAGTGCAATATTTACCTGATAAGATTCGTGATTACTTTGGTGATGGATCAGAATTAGGCGTGAATTTAACGTATTTCGAAGAAACGACACCTTTAGGCACAGCTGGAAGCGTCAAACAAGCTGAAGAATTTTTAGATGAACCTTTCATTGTTGTTAGTGGTGACGCTTTAACTGACTTTAATTTAGAGGATGGAATCAATTTTCATAATGAAAAAAATAGTGTTACAACTATTTTTATGAAACAAGTTGAATGCCCGTTAGAATTTGGTGTAATTATGACGGATGAAGAAAATCGAATCATTCGCTTTTTAGAAAAGCCAAGTTGGAGCGAAGTGTTTAGTGACACAGTTAACACAGGTATTTATATTATGGATCCAAGTATTTTCTCTTATATCCCTAGTGATACCGTATGTGACTTTAGTAAAGATGTGTTTCCACGTTTATTAGAGGAGGAAGCTGGTCTTTTCGGTTATGCAGCAAACGGGTACTGGTCTGACATTGGAAATTTAAAGCAGTATCGTCAAGCGCATAGCGACCTGTTAAATGGAGAAGTCAAAGCAGAGATTAGTGCAACGGAAATTGAACCTACAATATGGGTTGGAGATAATGTCATTGTTGAGCATGGAACTAAGCTAGAAGGACCTGTAGCGATCGGATCAAATTCAATTATTCGTCAAGGAGCATATGTTGGACCACATAGTATTCTAGGTGCAGGAACGACAGTTGCACACGGGGCATCTTTAAAAAGGTCTGTTGTTTGGGCGGGGAATTACATCGGAGAAAACAGTGAATTAAGAGGAGTAACCTTATGTACTGGTGTAACGGTTGGAGCAAAGACTTCTTTATTTGAAGATGTAGTCATTGGAGATCACAGTACAGTTGGTGAAGGAGCAATTATACAACCGGATGCAAAAGTATGGCCATACAAAAGAATTGAACCATTTCAAACAGTGCAACAGGCTTTGGTTTGGAATGAAAATAGTGCAAAATCCTTGATGAGAGGTCACAAAGCAGAAGGAATTGCTAACATAGAATTGACTCCAGAAGTTGGAACGAAGTTAGGTGCAGCTTACGGAAGTATGTTAAATCAAGGAGAAAGAGTTATATTAGCTAGTGATGGATATGCTTTTTCAAATTTAATGAAATTATCAATCATCCAAAGTTTGCAAGCCGCAGGGATTCATATTATTGAATTAGGTGAAACAATGTTGCCAGTATTAAGGTATAGTGTGGAAACCGAAGATGTGCAAGGTGGTATCTACATCAGACTTTCTGGTCGGGGCGAAGAGAAACAAATGGTCATTGAATTCTTTGATGACAAAGGATTACCAATTGATTCTTCCAAACAGCGTGAAATAGAACAAATTATCTTATTTCAATCTTATCGTCGAGTTGCATTTAATTATATAGGACATTTAGAAACGAACACAGTATTGGAAAAGAGTTATGAAAAACAATTGGTTCAGTCTGTTAATTATCACAATATCATTGATAAAAAATGGAAAATTGCATTACAAGATGAAGGTATAAATCAACTTTCGTTATTACCCTCGCTATTAAAAAATTTAGGTTGTGAAGTTTATCATTTACCACAAAACTATGATATCGAATCAACTAAGAATTATGTGCTCTCGCAAAACATCGACTTTGCAATACTGTTAGGGGAGAGCGGTGAGTTTATAAGCATGATGACAGCTGAGGGTAAGCTCTTAACGGAAGAAGAACAGTTAACTTTATTTATTCTAGCGCAGCTTGAAAAAGGAACAAAGTCATCATTAGCTATTCCGCTATATGGAGGAACAGCACTTGAAGAAATAGCAGCAAGTTACGATAAAGTAGTTGTTCGTACGAAATCATCTGCAAGGGCAATGATGGAGTCAGAAGGAACCGTTCAAATGATGCATTATGATGCTCCATATGCGATTGCACATGTACTAGAGTATATCACGGAGCAAAATACATCTTTGGAAACCGTTTTAACAAAGTTACCAATTCAGGGTATTTATAAGGAAGAAGTACAATGTAAAACAGAACAAAAAGGATTGGTTATGAGAAAGTTAATGGAGTCTTTGAAAGGTAAGGAAGTTGAACTTGTTGATGGAATGAAAGTGTATCAAGAGGGAAGTTGGACTTTCATAGTGCCAGACCAAGAGGATGGTAGATTTACTGTATATGCTCAATCAAAAGACAGTGAGCATGCTAAACAACTGGCGGGTGAATACATTGAACAAATTAACGATATTAAGCAGCAAACATCGTAACAATACTTTATTTGATCAGATGAAACTCCTAAAAAGCATAGGGGTTTGGCTAGAAGGAAAGTGCTCTTGGCTAAATGATCAAAGTGATTGGGATCTCTCACCTAAAGTCAGAAGCAGCTTTTCTCCTGTAGAAATCTTGGTCGCGTATCATAAACGGTGGGGACTGGAGCTTACAATTCTCCAAGAAAAGTCGTTCAAAGAAGAAGACAATGTCATTACAGTTATCATTAAAAATCAAACAGAACTAAAGAAAGAACTTAAATTAGTTTATCATCGTCAACTTCTTAATCAGGATTCTTCCGAGAATGTTATATTCGTTTCTCCATCTGAGAAAGCTATTTTCCAGCATAGCGGGAGTCTCTTAACATTGGTGTCATCTAAGTTTACAAGAGAAAAAAATAGTGAATGCGCAGTGGGAAGAAAAGACTCTATATGGTCGGAGGCTGAAGGAGCTCTTGCTTTCACTCCTCTTTGCGGTGAAGGAAGAGAATGCATGATTGTGACGAAGATTGAACTCGAGCCTTGGCAAGAAACATTTGGACGTATTTGGGAGATTACAGGTTGTTCTGAAGAGGAAGTCTATCATCGTCATTTTCGTCATCAATCAATCGATCAGCATTCACAAGGAATTAAGCGAACATTATAAATTTAGCTAATACCTTATATTACCTTGTCATTAAAGTTGGTTGTAAAGAAAAAACACTTGATTGCAAGTTGAGAATTTGCTATCATATTCAAGTATGAAGTAAGCATAGTTTGGAGGGATAGCAAATGCGTGTACAAGTAACTCTTGCTTGCACTGAAACAGGAGATCGTAACTATATTACAACAAAAAATAAACGTACTAATCCTGAGCGTATTGAATTAAAAAAATACAGCCCAAGATTAAAGCGTCATACTGTGCATCGTGAAACAAAGTAAGCAGCTGGATTATCCGCTGCTTTTTTTTTTGAAGAGATTTGGGATTCGTGTAAATTATTCGAATGTGATGTCTCATTTTGTTAAGCAAATTATCATTGAATATAAATGAGAGCGGGTGAATAAGAGTGAACGAAAAAGGAAAAATACGCAAACAAATTTTAGATAATTTAAACAACTTAACGAGTGAGCAGCTTTTCAATAACTCAAAGAATATTCAACATCACTTAGTTCATTCAAGTTATTGGAAAGAAGCGTCGATAATAGGGCTAACTATTTCACGTGATAAAGAAGTTCATACATACGAAATTATTGAAGAAGGTTGGAGGCAAAATAAGAAAATTGCTGTACCTCGTGCTAATTTTAAAACAAAGGAAATGACTTTTTTTGAAATTACTAGCTTTGAACAATTAGAAGAGAGTACATTTGGTTTGAAGGAACCGCTACCTTATTTATGCCCTGTTATGAAACCAGAATCTATCGATTTGATGATCGTTCCAGGTGTCGCCTTTGATAAGGAAGGGTATCGTTTAGGGTATGGAGGAGGCTTCTACGATCGATATCTCCCTAAAGTTCAAGCCTCGATGATAGCGCTAGCCTACGAATGCCAATTAATTGAAAGGGTTCCACTAGAACAACATGATAAAAAAGTAGATCGAATTATTAGTGAGAAAGGCTTTTATCGATGATTGTTATATTACTGGTAGCTGTGGTTTTAATAGCCGTTATTGCCTATTACAAACAAAAATTAACGTTATCAGGAATGATTGCAGCTTTGTTTGTAGGTAGCCTAATTGCGTTCAGTTTACAAATATACGGTTTGCTCCTATTAGGTATTTTTTTCGTGACTTCTACTTTTTTAGGTTCTCTAAGGTCAGAATCAAATCGTTTAGAGATCACTGCAAAAGGTGAGAAAAGAGACGCGATACAAGTACTTGCAAATGGAGGTGTCTCTGCACTATTCGCTGGGTTATATTACTTCATTCCATCTCCTCTATTACTTTGCGGGTTTGTTGGGAGTTTAGCTGCTGCTAATTCGGATACATGGGCTTCTGAAATAGGATCGTTTAGTAAAAATCGTCCATTTCACATTATAAAAAGGAAACGTGTAGATGTTGGTACATCTGGAGCGATAACGGCGTTAGGCACGGCAGCTGCTTTTGCTGGAAGTTTTGTGATCGTTGTGTTTGCTATTTTATTTTGGTCGGGAAGTTTTTATAATAGTCATATCTTATTAATAACTTTGACATTAATCGGATTTATTAGTCATTTTATTGATAGCCTTCTAGGGGCAATGTATCAAGTGAAGTATCGTTGTCCGGCATGTGAATTGGAAACGGAGCAAACTCGACACTGTGGGCAAAGTACTGAAAAGATTGAAGGGACAGCATGGGTAAATAATGATGTAGTGAACTTGGCTTGTACAAGTGTCGGCGCACTATTAGGTCTTTTAGTTGGTGTGCTACTTTTTTAATAATGAAGGTAAATGAGTGGAAGGATGAAGTAAGTTGGAAAAGTCATTAGAGAGGTATTCAAGACAAATTCGTTTTTCACCTATAGGGGAAAAGGGACAATTGAGGTTATCGGAAAAATCAGTGCTAATAGTAGGGATTGGTGCACTTGGGACAGTACTTGCGAATCACCTCGTTCGTGCTGGTGTTGGACTCGTTCGAATCGTTGACCGAGATTACGTTGAAATGAGTAATTTACAAAGGCAAATGTTATTTGATGAGAAAGATGTGAATGATAGTCTACCTAAGGCAGTTGCCGCTGAGCAAAAATTGAAACTAATTAATTCGGATGTTGAAATTGAAGCGATTGTAGCTGATGTAACGGTTGAAACCCTACCCGATTTAATAGAAGGGATCGATCTTGTCTTAGATGGAACAGATAATTTTAGAACCCGCTTTCTTCTGAATGACGTGTGTTTCAAAAATGGGATCCCATTTGCATATGGTGGAGCAGTGAGTGCAAGAGGCATGTCTGCTTTATTTATCCCTGGTAAGACTCCATGTTTGCGTTGCTTTATAAGTCAAGGAGAAGGAACTGGTCAGACGTGCGATACAATTGGTGTTATCAGTCCAGTTGTCGATATTGTAGCTTCTTATCAAGTGATTGAAGTATTGAAATATTTGGTGGGAGATGAAGCTGCTCTTAGAGGAACATTGCGAAGTTTTGATGTATGGAGAAATCATCAATTTGACCTGAAAATGGATTCTTCAAAGGATGGTTGCCCAACGTGTCAATTAAAAGAATATCCCGCATTAGTAGAAGAGGAAGATCATGTGACCACACTTTGTGGAAGAGAGACTGTACAAATTCAACGCTCAGAAAAAACTGATTTAAAGCTTTGGGCCAAAAAACTTGAAAAGGTTGCTGCAGTTCACAATACCCCATTTCTTTTAAGAGTACAATTAGATGAAGGAGAAAGACTTGTTTTGTTTCCTGATGGAAGGGTTCTTGTACAAGGGACAGAAGACATAGCAAGAGCTAAATCTTTGTATAGTAAATATATAGGTGGGTAAACTCAGGGTGTATCTAAATGAGGAGCTGATAGGACAATGCTAGAAAAAGGAAAGGGAACGAGGATCGTAGTAATAGGGACTGGATTTGTTGGGTCAAGTTATGCATATGCACTGCTTAATCAGGAAGTTGTTGATGAACTTGTGCTATTGGATTTAAACAAGGAAAAGGCAGAAGGAGATGCAATGGATCTCAATCATGGAATGCCGTTTGGGGCTCCAATGAAAATATGGGCAGGTTCCTATGATGATTGTAAAGATGCAGATATTGTAGTGATTACTGCAGGAGCTAATCAGGCACCGGGCGAAACGAGGCTAGACTTAATTGAAAAGAATGCAAAAATTTTTCATACCATTGTTGGAGCAGTAATGAGTAGTGGTTTCGATGGAATTTTTGTTATAGCAACCAATCCAGTTGATATTCTTTCTTATGCAACATGGAAGTTTTCAGGTCTTCCAAAAGAACGTGTAATCGGTTCAGGGACGATCTTAGATACGGCTCGTTTTCGCTTCTTGCTCGGGCAACATTTTAAAGTGGACTCTCGAAACGTTCATGCGTATATAATGGGTGAACATGGAGATACAGAATTGCCTATTTGGAGTCATGCAGATATTGCTGGAAAGCCTATACTTAGCTATAGTCAAATAGACATGAAGGAACTGGATGATATTTTTATGAAAGTACGTGACGCAGCTTATCATATTATCGAACGAAAAGGTGCTACTTATTATGGAA
Proteins encoded:
- a CDS encoding peptidoglycan D,D-transpeptidase FtsI family protein encodes the protein MGKTRQKKKHHVPIRLNVLFFAVFILFSILILRLGMVQIVEGEDFSKELDRTSNTTARIDAPRGIMYDRFGNVVVDNELELSVTYTNPSRATNSQTILEIARDLEELIDVETERITERDKRDYLLLLMSEEERYELVSRDERKKLESSSDEYRLEVERISDEAIEGLSEKDLRVLAIYREMSRGYANAPQRIKRGITEEEAHRLSENLYRLPGVDILRDSRRAYVYGDSFKDVFGSTGSIPREKLDYYLSRGYDRSDIVGTSFLELQYEDVLRGKKAVMESITTSTGNSLESSVNERQGQRGNDLVLSLDMELQQELEEIIDEEMRKAGNSFILDRSAYAVLMDPRTGDVLAMAGFNDPADRTRPSNADHIGNVMKAYEMGSSIKAASVLAGFQSGVAYPGKMFNDRPIRLPSTPEKKSVRNYGWVNDIRALEVSSNVYMFEMGMLMAGCHYPTNCRWSNLQGAYDEVRYSFSQFGLGVDTGIDLPSTSSGLAGGSVIAGNLLDLMIGQYDTYTTLQLAQYISTIANDGYRMQPRLVTEIREPVSNREEQGAVIQKFEPTILNRIDMSDEYIKRVQQGLRGVVTRGTASSRFSNKSYQPAGKTGTAQVNVAVGEGDNRRLVSGNTQTFVGYAPFNNPEIAFAVVVPNVKLERNGGRTGMAQEITSKALDAYFDMKEVRNGPTKADRPILEQPDTD
- a CDS encoding DUF4912 domain-containing protein, coding for MIEQILALREKGYSFRKIADQLNTTVGKVQYRYQKHLQAKEEAVQEESIDFTHSVPASYERDEITLLPQSPTVIYTFWEISASLRQMFEHQCRAPWHDLRKQLRIYDCTMIEFNGHNAHRYFDIDLPEMTNNWTIHNIQPNRTYIVDFGIRTRQQSFLSLLRSNAIDTPRFDEGDKGIHVESVNEWKNGESIEPKWLEHFSTYSYYETVK
- a CDS encoding 1,4-alpha-glucan branching protein domain-containing protein — encoded protein: MLKEGYYSLVLHAHLPYVRHKEEGRLEERWLFEAITESYIPLLWELNETKVKEALTISFSPPVMEMLADPIIQERYLDYLIKTEELLLKEAESNTQTNEEENLINFYRNRYQKIKNTFLELEKNILNGFRQLMEKNVIVCITSAATHAFLPYVKTKAAIRSQVVEAVRCFAKHFGRKPKGFWLPECAFAPGVDRILVEEGITYSFVDEHALKDADPSPSKETGAPIYSPHGLILFPRHTDLSSKVWSSTLGYPGDVDYREFYRDIAYEREWEYIKPYVHEEVRIDTGIKHRRITGQGEHKEIYVREWAEGKINSHADHFLQSIKEEINKHGDQCYPPYLMVTPFDAELFGHWWFEGPEWIGQVLKKGENQVNFITPESYIDRHYQDFDTAHVSFSTWGRDGYGHVWVNEKNQYLYRHHHRMETDLASLVALISKPTEIEKRALQQLVREWMLAVSSDWAFIIDGQSAVQYAEERFSTHLSRFDAIKEKLILGSLETDWLTVIEQGFPFLQEIDERIFCSPHDSYIQSLNFEESEDNENRRSILMLSWEFPPMMVGGLSRHVFDLSRALVEKGHDVHVVTSYVDGYPDYEVNQGVHVHRVKGLQPHSEQFFDWVASLNLAMVQYVNKLARKQSFHIIHAHDWLVGVAATALKRSLDIPLLATIHATEHGRNNGIHSELQYEINQKEWELTYEADHVIVCSEYMKNELQFIFGLPDEKLSIIPNGVDFELIKPQSHSPISIQTNDAFTIFSVGRMVKEKGYQTVIDTAAMIREKGLNIRFVIAGKGPMLESYRQQVEQRQLQSFITFLGFVSDEERNEWFSRCDATVFPSLYEPFGIVALEGMAAGKATIVSDTGGLSGIIRHNENGLKIFPGDEESLFNQVLYLYNHPISREALATQGLRDVKTKFDWGTIAGQTDKAINKCLGESVVTI
- a CDS encoding sugar phosphate nucleotidyltransferase gives rise to the protein MKGVIMAGGKGTRLRPLTCNVPKPMVPLIEKPVMQYSIELLKKYGITDIAVTVQYLPDKIRDYFGDGSELGVNLTYFEETTPLGTAGSVKQAEEFLDEPFIVVSGDALTDFNLEDGINFHNEKNSVTTIFMKQVECPLEFGVIMTDEENRIIRFLEKPSWSEVFSDTVNTGIYIMDPSIFSYIPSDTVCDFSKDVFPRLLEEEAGLFGYAANGYWSDIGNLKQYRQAHSDLLNGEVKAEISATEIEPTIWVGDNVIVEHGTKLEGPVAIGSNSIIRQGAYVGPHSILGAGTTVAHGASLKRSVVWAGNYIGENSELRGVTLCTGVTVGAKTSLFEDVVIGDHSTVGEGAIIQPDAKVWPYKRIEPFQTVQQALVWNENSAKSLMRGHKAEGIANIELTPEVGTKLGAAYGSMLNQGERVILASDGYAFSNLMKLSIIQSLQAAGIHIIELGETMLPVLRYSVETEDVQGGIYIRLSGRGEEKQMVIEFFDDKGLPIDSSKQREIEQIILFQSYRRVAFNYIGHLETNTVLEKSYEKQLVQSVNYHNIIDKKWKIALQDEGINQLSLLPSLLKNLGCEVYHLPQNYDIESTKNYVLSQNIDFAILLGESGEFISMMTAEGKLLTEEEQLTLFILAQLEKGTKSSLAIPLYGGTALEEIAASYDKVVVRTKSSARAMMESEGTVQMMHYDAPYAIAHVLEYITEQNTSLETVLTKLPIQGIYKEEVQCKTEQKGLVMRKLMESLKGKEVELVDGMKVYQEGSWTFIVPDQEDGRFTVYAQSKDSEHAKQLAGEYIEQINDIKQQTS
- the rpmG gene encoding 50S ribosomal protein L33, which gives rise to MRVQVTLACTETGDRNYITTKNKRTNPERIELKKYSPRLKRHTVHRETK
- a CDS encoding 5-formyltetrahydrofolate cyclo-ligase, with the protein product MNEKGKIRKQILDNLNNLTSEQLFNNSKNIQHHLVHSSYWKEASIIGLTISRDKEVHTYEIIEEGWRQNKKIAVPRANFKTKEMTFFEITSFEQLEESTFGLKEPLPYLCPVMKPESIDLMIVPGVAFDKEGYRLGYGGGFYDRYLPKVQASMIALAYECQLIERVPLEQHDKKVDRIISEKGFYR